Proteins co-encoded in one Leptospiraceae bacterium genomic window:
- a CDS encoding addiction module protein, which yields METTMSLKQISKQALSLNGIQRAKLAEMLVISLDVKTLSSIDKSWIQIASDRREELTSGKIKSIEGKKALAQARKRLK from the coding sequence ATGGAAACTACAATGTCTTTAAAACAAATATCTAAACAGGCACTTTCTTTAAATGGAATACAAAGAGCAAAGCTCGCAGAGATGTTAGTCATTAGCCTTGATGTAAAAACATTATCTTCTATTGATAAATCTTGGATACAAATTGCATCAGATAGAAGAGAGGAGTTGACTTCTGGGAAAATAAAGAGTATAGAAGGAAAGAAAGCTCTCGCTCAAGCTAGAAAGCGATTAAAATAA
- a CDS encoding M23 family metallopeptidase, whose amino-acid sequence MSSSIKVFYKSYIVQFLILLFPTFLFPIELLKNLDYENEVLKKLRSEVKFNLRVSKSKSQSDDYIPLEFYKYTVVQGDNFFRIMARTGMNIDTISSVNALSSPQDIRVGMTLLIPNMRGVYDTENLAESERSRGKLAEKYSMPNHLIIFDKRRDEWFVPGKTLGKIEKSFFYGLAFHPPLNEGYLTSGFGHRLDPFTKKKTFHGGLDIAAPKGTDVIASADGEVIFMGRKGGYGKLIVVKHIMGYETRYGHLDKMSVSLGDHVKKGQKIGSVGNTGRATGYHLHYEVRRFQKNEKPVFYQHM is encoded by the coding sequence ATGTCTAGTAGTATTAAAGTATTCTACAAAAGTTATATTGTTCAATTCTTAATTCTTTTATTTCCTACTTTTCTTTTTCCAATTGAGTTACTAAAGAACCTAGATTATGAAAATGAAGTTCTTAAAAAACTAAGAAGTGAAGTCAAATTTAACTTAAGAGTTTCCAAATCTAAGAGTCAATCGGATGATTATATTCCACTTGAGTTTTACAAATACACAGTAGTGCAAGGGGATAATTTCTTTCGCATCATGGCAAGAACTGGAATGAATATAGATACGATTTCATCGGTCAATGCTCTTAGTTCACCACAAGATATACGAGTGGGGATGACGCTTCTTATCCCCAATATGCGAGGAGTCTATGACACAGAAAATCTTGCCGAGTCAGAGCGTAGTCGCGGCAAGCTTGCAGAAAAATATAGTATGCCGAACCATTTGATTATCTTTGATAAGCGTCGGGATGAATGGTTTGTTCCAGGAAAGACACTTGGTAAAATAGAAAAATCTTTTTTTTATGGACTCGCTTTTCATCCTCCGCTCAATGAAGGCTATCTAACTTCTGGCTTTGGACATAGACTAGATCCATTTACAAAAAAGAAAACCTTTCACGGAGGGCTTGATATTGCTGCGCCAAAAGGCACTGATGTAATAGCCTCTGCGGACGGCGAAGTTATATTCATGGGACGAAAGGGCGGCTATGGCAAATTAATTGTTGTTAAACATATCATGGGCTATGAAACTAGATATGGTCATTTGGACAAAATGTCTGTTAGCCTCGGTGACCATGTAAAGAAAGGACAAAAAATCGGTAGCGTTGGTAACACAGGAAGAGCTACTGGCTATCATCTACACTATGAGGTTAGACGTTTTCAAAAAAATGAAAAGCCAGTTTTTTATCAACATATGTAA
- a CDS encoding ornithine carbamoyltransferase: MSYNAVKHLISWSDWSDDEIQSILDFAVYVKHNRVYFAGHMAGRTMAMLFQKTSTRTRVSFEAGMTELGGHAIYLDWRASNFQLSDIDFEAEYLSRNVSIIMARMKKNEDLLTLKSGSQVPVINGCCNLFHPCQALADMLTICLDRGSIKGATLCYVGVHNNVVNSLIGITAALGVHLTLVTPIAPKDAVIDHIVKRGTDHKTLTWETDLKHAVNNNEYVYTDTWVDMEFFNEPSYAKEKEERIAMMMPYQLNSELLKNSKAKVMHDMPIHAGYEISREIVKSERSIIFQQAENRLDAQKAVILRLLKS, translated from the coding sequence ATGTCATACAATGCTGTAAAACATTTGATCAGTTGGAGTGATTGGTCAGATGATGAAATTCAATCCATATTAGATTTTGCTGTTTATGTAAAACACAACCGCGTCTACTTTGCAGGCCATATGGCGGGACGCACAATGGCTATGCTATTCCAAAAGACTTCAACTCGCACACGAGTCTCATTTGAAGCAGGAATGACTGAGCTTGGAGGTCATGCGATTTATTTAGATTGGAGAGCTTCTAACTTTCAACTCTCTGATATCGACTTTGAGGCAGAATATTTATCGCGCAATGTTTCTATTATCATGGCACGCATGAAAAAAAATGAGGACTTACTTACTTTAAAGTCTGGCTCCCAAGTTCCTGTAATCAATGGCTGCTGTAATTTATTTCATCCCTGCCAAGCTTTAGCTGATATGCTTACCATATGCCTTGATCGAGGCAGTATAAAAGGGGCTACTCTTTGCTATGTGGGTGTTCACAATAACGTAGTCAATTCTCTTATTGGGATAACTGCCGCACTTGGAGTGCATCTAACACTTGTTACCCCGATTGCGCCAAAAGACGCTGTAATTGATCATATTGTAAAACGAGGAACAGATCACAAGACTCTCACTTGGGAAACTGATTTAAAACATGCAGTGAATAACAATGAGTATGTTTATACAGATACTTGGGTGGATATGGAATTTTTTAATGAGCCTTCTTATGCAAAAGAAAAAGAAGAGCGAATTGCTATGATGATGCCCTATCAACTTAATTCTGAGTTATTAAAAAATTCTAAAGCAAAAGTAATGCACGATATGCCAATACACGCCGGCTATGAAATTTCTAGAGAAATTGTAAAGAGCGAGCGCTCTATTATTTTTCAACAAGCCGAGAATCGTCTGGATGCTCAGAAGGCGGTGATACTGAGGCTTTTAAAGAGTTAG
- a CDS encoding bacteriohemerythrin codes for MDKKDELQIKMVEVFPWNTNFETGISKIDEQHKRLVELLNMLAGHLAFRSDTIALNSIFVELTEYALYHFQYEEDIWEKYLGEDTLNYAHKQEHSDFVNDILKLKAEEGWKPIDDILEDVLSFLTHWLAFHILQSDKRMSKVALAVKSGLTLEESKKTADEEMSGVLKVLIETILSMYDSLSSRTLELLREVTERQKAEAKLRLAANVFDNTLDAICITDSDFKIMEANPSFCQVTEFAFVDVIGRDLSDIKSGLQEKEQIEGFWSMLNESGHWSGIISNRRKTGEVEAEWLTLSVVKNESAAISNYVAVFSNVSHLIQQQTVLEKIAHHDALTGLPNRLLLKDRLSLAVAHSERTKTSLAICYIDLDGFKPVNDKFGHAVGDIVLKEIANRFRKIVRSQDTVARLGGDEFVILIGDLKNTQDYKRVLGKVLEDASKPVGFGQNQSVNVSASIGVTVFPDDASVADTLLHHADQAMYEAKRLGKGRFCLYQLK; via the coding sequence ATGGATAAAAAGGATGAATTGCAAATTAAGATGGTAGAAGTTTTTCCTTGGAATACTAATTTTGAAACTGGTATTTCTAAAATAGATGAACAGCACAAACGTCTTGTTGAATTGCTAAATATGTTAGCAGGACATTTGGCATTCAGATCCGATACAATCGCTCTCAATTCAATTTTTGTTGAGCTAACAGAATATGCTCTCTATCATTTTCAATACGAAGAAGATATCTGGGAAAAATATCTCGGAGAGGATACTTTAAATTATGCGCACAAGCAAGAGCACTCTGACTTTGTAAATGATATTCTAAAACTCAAAGCAGAAGAAGGTTGGAAACCAATAGATGATATTTTAGAAGATGTCCTTTCTTTTCTAACTCATTGGTTAGCGTTTCATATTTTGCAAAGTGATAAGCGTATGTCAAAAGTTGCCTTAGCAGTAAAATCCGGGTTGACCCTAGAAGAATCTAAGAAAACGGCAGACGAAGAAATGAGTGGAGTATTAAAAGTGCTCATTGAAACTATTCTTTCTATGTATGATAGTCTTTCTAGTCGCACACTCGAATTATTACGAGAAGTCACTGAGCGTCAAAAAGCAGAGGCTAAGCTTCGTTTGGCGGCAAACGTATTCGACAATACCTTAGATGCAATCTGTATCACCGATTCAGATTTTAAAATCATGGAAGCCAATCCTTCTTTTTGTCAGGTAACAGAATTTGCCTTTGTCGATGTGATTGGAAGAGACTTGAGTGATATAAAGTCTGGCTTGCAGGAAAAAGAACAAATTGAAGGCTTCTGGAGTATGCTAAATGAGTCCGGTCATTGGAGTGGAATTATTAGCAATCGCCGTAAGACAGGTGAAGTAGAAGCAGAATGGCTTACACTATCGGTAGTGAAAAATGAATCAGCAGCTATTAGCAATTATGTGGCAGTGTTTTCGAACGTCAGCCATTTGATTCAACAACAAACTGTGCTTGAAAAAATCGCACATCACGATGCGTTAACCGGTCTACCGAATCGATTATTACTCAAAGATAGATTGAGTCTGGCTGTCGCTCATTCCGAAAGAACAAAGACTTCACTTGCAATCTGCTATATTGACTTAGATGGATTTAAACCAGTGAATGATAAGTTTGGTCATGCGGTAGGCGATATAGTCCTAAAAGAAATAGCAAATCGTTTTCGTAAAATTGTGCGTAGCCAGGATACTGTGGCTAGACTCGGTGGAGATGAATTTGTAATTTTAATCGGAGACTTAAAGAATACACAGGATTACAAAAGAGTTTTAGGAAAAGTATTGGAAGATGCAAGTAAACCAGTCGGCTTTGGGCAAAATCAATCAGTAAATGTAAGCGCAAGTATTGGAGTTACCGTATTTCCAGACGATGCGAGTGTTGCAGATACATTGCTACATCATGCAGACCAAGCTATGTATGAGGCAAAACGATTGGGAAAAGGTCGTTTTTGCTTGTATCAACTCAAGTAA
- a CDS encoding formylglycine-generating enzyme family protein: MFLFKNIVHLLIITVLFSCQLASRLKNLNQKTLPSIKNSISMELVEIPEGEFQMGCSNADSSCDEDETPARKVSIDKLFFMGKYEVTKGEFSKFIFDTGYKTDAETLGFANSWKSCHGMKQKEDHPVICVSWNDAKEFTNWLSTKEKKKYRLPTEAEWEYAARASIALSVSTNLVDTRYYWGIDMNDNYVWYNKNSNKSTHPVGTKKPNGNGLYDMAGNASEWCEDDYDPDYFKKKEVNSSKKKEENNKVLRGGSWFDSYLMLRVSARVFAPKDARENYYGFRVVMEK, from the coding sequence TTGTTTTTATTTAAAAATATAGTGCATTTATTAATTATAACAGTTTTATTTTCCTGCCAGTTAGCTTCTAGATTGAAAAATCTAAATCAAAAAACTTTGCCTTCTATCAAAAATTCTATTTCGATGGAACTGGTTGAAATTCCAGAAGGAGAATTTCAAATGGGTTGTAGCAATGCGGATTCTAGCTGTGATGAAGATGAGACACCAGCTAGAAAAGTTTCCATTGATAAACTTTTTTTTATGGGCAAATACGAGGTAACCAAAGGTGAGTTTTCAAAATTCATTTTTGATACTGGCTATAAGACAGATGCGGAAACTCTTGGTTTTGCGAACTCCTGGAAGAGTTGTCATGGAATGAAACAAAAAGAAGATCATCCTGTAATTTGTGTAAGTTGGAACGATGCAAAAGAATTTACAAATTGGCTAAGCACAAAAGAAAAAAAGAAATACAGGCTACCTACAGAGGCAGAATGGGAGTATGCGGCGAGGGCTTCGATTGCTCTTTCTGTATCGACTAATCTAGTCGATACTCGATACTATTGGGGAATTGATATGAACGATAATTATGTATGGTATAATAAAAATTCAAATAAATCCACACACCCTGTAGGAACAAAAAAGCCAAACGGGAACGGACTCTATGATATGGCGGGTAACGCTTCTGAATGGTGTGAAGACGATTACGATCCAGACTATTTTAAGAAAAAAGAAGTGAATTCATCAAAAAAAAAAGAGGAAAATAATAAAGTCCTGCGGGGTGGAAGTTGGTTTGATTCTTATTTAATGCTGAGAGTATCTGCTAGAGTTTTTGCTCCCAAGGATGCGAGAGAAAACTATTACGGCTTTCGGGTCGTAATGGAAAAATGA
- a CDS encoding SCP-like extracellular codes for MLKLVAICALFSFVYADEALDTAQQTEMVAAHNKYRKEIGAPGMKWSATLAATAQAYAIKQKGEGCKMKHSGTKGLGENIYWASAISYSNGTSKPQNITSTKVTDAWGSEKANYTYSSNSCASGKVCGHYTQIVWKDSTEVGCGKAVCADNSQFWVCNYTPPGNYNGQKPY; via the coding sequence ATTTTAAAGTTGGTAGCAATTTGTGCTTTGTTTAGTTTCGTATATGCAGATGAAGCATTAGACACAGCTCAGCAAACAGAAATGGTTGCTGCACATAATAAGTATCGAAAAGAAATTGGAGCACCTGGTATGAAATGGTCGGCAACTCTTGCGGCAACTGCACAAGCTTATGCTATTAAACAAAAAGGCGAAGGATGCAAAATGAAGCATAGTGGAACCAAGGGACTTGGAGAAAATATTTATTGGGCAAGTGCAATTTCTTATTCCAATGGCACATCTAAACCACAAAATATTACATCTACAAAAGTAACAGATGCTTGGGGCAGCGAAAAAGCAAATTACACTTATAGTTCCAACAGTTGTGCTTCCGGTAAAGTTTGCGGACATTATACACAAATAGTTTGGAAAGATTCTACAGAAGTGGGTTGCGGCAAAGCGGTATGTGCCGACAATTCGCAATTCTGGGTTTGTAACTATACACCACCGGGAAATTATAACGGACAAAAGCCTTATTAA
- a CDS encoding diguanylate cyclase → MTNETFTKPVLINRFNLNFNDKLFEESFRDNYYWGSLLIHRFAIILAIILYALFAYLDVWMSPNSKEKIWFIRFGIVVPILIFTFFSTFYPLFKTINQLLFAFTSTVLGIGIVAMIGIAKEQELGHNYYFTGLLLVIMWIYTFSRLRFVLATISAWIVTTSYFFVIIFIHNILNSSPALFLNYLFFFLSSNIIGMFAVYYFEYYYRKNFIHINNIELKREKQLNERLMKIDKIKDEFLSNTSHELRTPVHGIIGISESLIDGATGKLTEETINNLQMVVASGKRLSNLINDILDFSKLKNLEIELQSKPTDIKQLFEVVISVIKSTIKRDNVLLYNEIPDSIPLIYGDENRIQQIIYNLIGNAVKFTSTGYIKVFALEKDDFIELCVEDTGIGIPEEKFEIIFKSFEQADSSIARSYGGTGIGLSITKKLIELHSGKIWLESEVDKGTKFYFTLPKSQNQRKETQKENSIEPSINPIVPVEEPVKVEDNIDLTKSLTLNEEEKNNSNIRILVVDDERINVQILTNHLSLQNYSVDTASDGIEALEKIRNMDYDLVLLDIMMPKMSGYEVCNNLRAENSLYDLPVIMLTAKNQPQDIVVGFDMGANDYLIKPFEKSELLARVRTLVSLKKSVREAIDNAKLANTDALTGLNNRRFLFEQANKEFEIAKEGNLDLSLMMIDIDHFKKFNDTYGHDCGDEVIKLVARGILKCCRELDIVGRYGGEEFSVLLPNTKLDIALTIAEKTRNYIEQKKYHSEKHGDLQCTISIGIASFNQNLVRVEDLFKDADNKLYAAKQNGRNRIEIA, encoded by the coding sequence ATGACTAATGAAACTTTTACTAAGCCAGTTTTAATAAATCGGTTTAATCTTAATTTTAATGACAAACTTTTTGAAGAAAGTTTTCGGGATAATTATTATTGGGGCTCCCTTCTTATTCATAGATTTGCGATCATTCTTGCAATTATTCTCTATGCTCTTTTTGCATATTTAGATGTATGGATGTCGCCGAACTCAAAAGAAAAGATATGGTTCATTCGATTTGGAATCGTAGTTCCTATTTTGATTTTTACTTTTTTTTCAACTTTTTATCCTTTGTTTAAAACAATCAATCAACTCCTATTTGCATTTACTAGCACTGTACTTGGAATTGGAATCGTAGCCATGATCGGCATTGCCAAAGAACAAGAGTTAGGACATAATTATTATTTTACCGGTTTACTTTTGGTCATCATGTGGATTTATACTTTTTCAAGATTGCGATTTGTCTTAGCAACTATCTCTGCTTGGATCGTAACTACTTCCTATTTTTTTGTGATCATTTTTATTCATAATATACTCAATTCATCACCCGCGCTTTTCCTAAATTATTTATTCTTTTTTTTAAGCTCAAATATCATTGGAATGTTTGCAGTATATTATTTTGAATATTATTATAGAAAAAATTTTATTCATATAAACAATATAGAACTAAAAAGAGAAAAGCAACTAAATGAAAGGCTAATGAAAATTGATAAAATCAAAGATGAATTTTTGTCAAACACTTCTCATGAACTAAGAACGCCTGTTCATGGAATAATCGGAATTAGCGAATCACTTATAGATGGAGCAACTGGCAAGCTTACAGAAGAAACAATCAATAACTTACAAATGGTCGTAGCTAGCGGCAAACGCCTATCTAACTTAATTAATGATATTCTAGATTTCTCAAAACTCAAAAATCTAGAAATCGAATTGCAAAGTAAACCGACAGACATTAAACAATTATTTGAAGTTGTAATTTCCGTCATTAAGTCTACTATTAAACGAGATAATGTTTTATTATACAATGAAATTCCTGATTCAATTCCTCTCATCTACGGTGATGAAAATAGAATTCAGCAAATTATTTATAATCTAATCGGAAATGCTGTAAAATTCACAAGCACGGGCTACATCAAAGTATTCGCTCTGGAAAAAGATGACTTTATCGAGCTATGCGTGGAAGATACAGGAATCGGTATACCGGAAGAAAAGTTCGAAATCATATTCAAATCTTTCGAACAAGCTGATAGTTCTATCGCTCGTAGTTACGGAGGAACTGGAATTGGACTTAGTATAACTAAAAAATTAATCGAATTACATTCAGGAAAAATATGGCTCGAATCAGAAGTCGATAAAGGAACAAAGTTTTATTTTACTCTTCCTAAAAGTCAGAATCAAAGAAAAGAGACGCAAAAAGAAAACTCCATTGAACCAAGTATTAATCCTATCGTTCCGGTTGAAGAGCCAGTGAAAGTTGAGGATAATATTGATTTAACAAAGTCTTTGACATTAAATGAAGAAGAGAAAAACAATTCCAATATTCGAATTTTAGTTGTAGACGACGAAAGAATCAATGTTCAAATTCTTACCAATCATTTATCATTACAAAATTATAGCGTCGATACAGCATCTGATGGCATTGAAGCATTAGAAAAAATAAGAAATATGGACTACGATCTTGTGCTTTTAGATATAATGATGCCAAAGATGTCTGGGTATGAAGTTTGCAATAATTTACGCGCTGAAAACTCTCTTTATGATTTACCAGTTATTATGCTCACTGCAAAGAATCAGCCGCAGGATATAGTTGTCGGATTTGATATGGGGGCTAATGACTATTTGATTAAGCCATTCGAAAAGAGTGAACTTTTAGCAAGAGTGAGAACATTAGTCTCGTTAAAAAAATCAGTTAGAGAAGCCATAGATAATGCCAAGCTAGCTAACACAGACGCACTCACTGGCTTAAACAATCGACGCTTTCTATTCGAGCAGGCGAATAAAGAATTTGAAATTGCAAAAGAGGGTAATCTTGATTTATCGTTAATGATGATTGATATAGATCACTTTAAAAAATTTAATGATACATATGGTCATGATTGTGGCGATGAAGTTATTAAACTTGTAGCAAGAGGAATTCTTAAATGTTGTAGAGAATTAGATATAGTAGGTCGATATGGAGGAGAAGAATTTAGCGTTCTACTTCCCAATACAAAATTAGATATCGCTTTGACGATAGCCGAAAAAACACGTAACTATATAGAACAAAAAAAATATCATTCAGAAAAACACGGAGACTTGCAGTGCACAATCAGCATTGGAATAGCGAGTTTCAATCAGAATTTAGTTCGGGTCGAAGACTTATTTAAAGATGCGGACAATAAACTTTATGCAGCAAAACAGAATGGAAGAAACAGGATAGAAATAGCATAG
- a CDS encoding metallophosphoesterase, which produces MKFIHISDLHIPTKIPIFALRGKMISGYLNFALRRRKLHPFQAIERLIEFIQKSDYDCLLLSGDITNVSHELEFAETRKILAPILNEKAFLIPGNHDRYMTSSVEPVDLYMKYFGEFSGNVIPNADGEYIRVKKIKDLTLIGWDSNEPTPIAIATGFVKSKVINITQNYLKANQIKKYAIVCHHPIWNPPDGFESEYHKMKNRDEVTSSLLSQPPLAFFHGHCHSNWIRNKTADTPYYIINSASSTRLSGNKHKTGFHVGELKENTLAVKRYKLIKDDLKYKEDPLVWYE; this is translated from the coding sequence ATGAAATTCATCCATATTTCTGATTTACATATTCCCACCAAAATCCCGATTTTTGCTCTCAGAGGCAAAATGATCAGTGGCTATTTGAATTTTGCTTTAAGAAGACGCAAGCTGCACCCATTTCAAGCCATTGAGAGACTAATAGAATTCATTCAGAAATCTGATTACGATTGCTTGCTATTGTCAGGCGATATAACTAACGTTTCGCACGAATTAGAATTTGCTGAGACTAGAAAAATTCTAGCCCCCATTCTCAATGAAAAGGCATTTTTAATTCCAGGCAATCACGATCGTTATATGACAAGTTCTGTTGAACCAGTAGACTTGTATATGAAATACTTCGGTGAATTTTCAGGCAATGTAATTCCAAATGCGGATGGCGAATACATTCGAGTAAAAAAAATCAAAGACCTCACTCTCATTGGTTGGGATTCGAACGAGCCTACACCCATCGCAATCGCCACAGGATTTGTAAAATCAAAAGTAATCAATATAACCCAGAACTATCTCAAAGCAAATCAAATTAAAAAGTATGCAATCGTTTGTCATCATCCTATCTGGAATCCCCCGGACGGATTTGAATCCGAGTACCACAAGATGAAAAATCGAGATGAAGTAACAAGCTCTCTTTTGAGTCAACCTCCGCTTGCTTTTTTTCATGGACATTGTCATTCCAATTGGATTCGAAACAAAACAGCGGATACTCCCTATTATATCATCAACTCTGCATCTAGCACCAGATTATCCGGCAACAAGCATAAGACTGGCTTTCATGTGGGAGAATTAAAAGAGAACACTCTTGCGGTTAAACGTTATAAGCTTATAAAAGACGATCTCAAATACAAAGAAGACCCGCTTGTTTGGTATGAGTAA
- a CDS encoding nucleotidyltransferase domain-containing protein, whose product MISAEKLNQLKAFCSVKDIKKVILFGSHATNDESKKSDFDLVLIYETAKRFFDRYEDFSALYPIFNDRLDLLLYTPSEWIMMSNRKFIQSINKTGIVLYEQ is encoded by the coding sequence ATGATCTCCGCAGAAAAATTAAACCAATTAAAGGCTTTCTGTTCAGTAAAAGATATTAAAAAAGTAATTCTATTTGGTTCTCATGCAACCAATGATGAATCTAAAAAAAGTGACTTCGACTTAGTTTTAATATATGAAACTGCAAAAAGATTTTTTGATAGATACGAAGACTTTTCTGCTTTATATCCAATCTTTAATGATCGACTTGACCTGCTCCTATATACTCCGTCTGAATGGATAATGATGAGTAATCGCAAGTTTATTCAATCCATCAATAAAACAGGTATTGTTCTCTATGAGCAGTGA
- a CDS encoding NTP transferase domain-containing protein yields the protein MKCFILAAGFGKRMGDLTANFPKPLLPYRGKTLLDHTIDFAAELGITEFIVNTHYQADKIQEHLKKNSKYTFHISYEPEILGTGGGIKQGIKTSIREDENFLTLNPDVQLTARPEDLRLTIQNYTGDCLLFLSRLEREAEYTSLDLQDGKVYFKEGNYFYVGMSLLKASILKEIPENSFYDLALIFKALSKENRLDGFVLPGEAIDLGDKEKYFKLTAVQ from the coding sequence ATGAAATGTTTTATTCTAGCAGCCGGTTTTGGAAAGCGCATGGGGGATTTAACGGCAAATTTTCCTAAGCCGCTATTGCCTTATCGGGGTAAAACATTATTAGACCACACGATTGACTTTGCGGCTGAGTTAGGAATTACTGAATTCATTGTCAATACACATTACCAGGCAGATAAAATTCAGGAGCATCTAAAGAAGAACTCTAAGTATACTTTTCATATTTCTTATGAGCCAGAGATTTTAGGAACCGGCGGTGGCATTAAGCAGGGGATAAAAACAAGTATCCGCGAGGACGAAAACTTTCTTACTCTAAATCCAGATGTTCAATTGACCGCAAGACCAGAAGATCTAAGATTAACGATTCAAAATTATACAGGCGATTGTTTGCTTTTTTTGTCTCGTCTTGAAAGAGAAGCAGAGTATACCAGTTTAGATTTGCAAGACGGGAAGGTTTATTTTAAAGAGGGCAATTATTTTTATGTTGGGATGAGTCTGTTAAAAGCTTCTATCCTAAAAGAAATTCCAGAAAATAGTTTCTATGATTTGGCTCTCATTTTTAAAGCTTTGAGTAAAGAGAATCGTTTAGATGGATTTGTGCTTCCCGGGGAAGCCATTGACTTGGGTGACAAAGAGAAATACTTTAAATTAACCGCAGTGCAATAA
- a CDS encoding DUF3293 domain-containing protein: protein MTLKISQELQTVYEQTNYRVILEHKEILLRVGVISEEMNLLLEESEKETYVFVTAANPYSVLKSEEENVRLTQKLEDKIKEKEYFYIKGIGESPDGNWKEESFCILGIDLEEAKLLSKEFSQNAFLFGKKNTVTELIWTV, encoded by the coding sequence ATGACTCTCAAAATTTCACAGGAATTGCAAACCGTGTATGAGCAAACGAATTATCGAGTAATCCTAGAACATAAAGAAATTTTACTGCGTGTTGGAGTGATTTCAGAAGAAATGAATTTACTTTTAGAAGAGTCAGAAAAAGAAACCTATGTATTCGTCACAGCGGCTAATCCATATTCCGTGCTAAAGTCCGAAGAGGAAAATGTAAGATTAACCCAGAAACTAGAAGATAAAATCAAAGAGAAAGAGTATTTTTATATCAAAGGAATCGGAGAGTCACCTGACGGCAATTGGAAAGAAGAATCCTTTTGTATCTTGGGAATTGATTTAGAAGAAGCCAAACTTTTATCAAAAGAATTTTCCCAGAATGCATTTTTATTTGGCAAAAAAAATACTGTAACTGAACTTATTTGGACTGTTTAA
- a CDS encoding CoA ester lyase, translating to MAKLEHPRSALFSGEKPFPIIPACEHFAGSEKLITKALELQNKMGGLFDITMDCEDGAQTGKEKEHAEMIVRIQNSDLNVHKMSGVRIHDYSNAHWKLDVDIVVPGAGEKIAYITIPKPTKAAQVAEMISYIQDVAKKANIKREIPIHVLVETHGALLDVEAIAALPWMQVLDFGLMDFISGHHGAIPASAMRSPGQFEHELLRQAKATVVAAALAHGVIPAHNVTLDLKNQYQTYSDASRARNGFGFLRMWSIYPTQIQAILDAMTPDYSEVKVACEILLAAQDAEWGPIQHAGELHDRATYRYFWELVQKAKITGQKLPDEVVKRFFS from the coding sequence ATGGCAAAATTAGAACATCCACGTTCAGCATTATTTTCGGGAGAAAAACCATTCCCTATCATCCCAGCTTGCGAGCATTTCGCTGGTTCTGAGAAACTCATCACCAAAGCACTCGAGCTTCAAAATAAAATGGGCGGACTCTTTGACATCACTATGGATTGCGAAGACGGAGCACAAACAGGAAAAGAAAAAGAACACGCAGAAATGATCGTGCGAATTCAAAATTCTGATCTAAACGTTCACAAGATGAGTGGGGTTCGTATTCATGATTATTCAAACGCACATTGGAAATTAGATGTTGATATCGTTGTTCCTGGTGCTGGCGAAAAAATTGCCTATATCACAATCCCAAAACCAACAAAAGCTGCACAAGTAGCTGAGATGATTTCTTACATCCAAGACGTTGCTAAAAAAGCAAACATCAAAAGAGAAATTCCAATTCACGTATTGGTAGAAACACACGGAGCACTTCTCGATGTGGAAGCAATTGCCGCGCTACCTTGGATGCAAGTTCTTGACTTCGGGCTAATGGACTTTATCTCCGGTCACCATGGGGCAATTCCTGCTTCTGCAATGAGAAGCCCGGGACAATTTGAGCACGAATTATTACGTCAGGCGAAAGCGACAGTTGTTGCAGCAGCTCTTGCACACGGAGTGATTCCAGCGCATAACGTTACATTAGACTTAAAAAACCAATACCAAACTTATAGCGATGCAAGCCGTGCTAGAAACGGATTTGGATTCTTACGTATGTGGTCTATTTACCCAACTCAAATCCAGGCGATCTTAGATGCGATGACACCTGACTACAGCGAAGTAAAAGTTGCTTGTGAAATTTTACTCGCAGCACAAGACGCAGAGTGGGGACCAATCCAACACGCAGGCGAACTCCATGACCGCGCAACTTATCGCTACTTCTGGGAACTAGTCCAAAAAGCAAAAATCACAGGACAAAAATTACCAGACGAAGTAGTAAAGAGATTCTTCTCGTAA